In Lasioglossum baleicum unplaced genomic scaffold, iyLasBale1 scaffold1535, whole genome shotgun sequence, the following are encoded in one genomic region:
- the LOC143220759 gene encoding dynactin subunit 6-like, translating to MSSGLGRRTNVKIAVGALVCQDCVLKGDITIGPRTIIHPRASIIAEAGPIIIGEGNIIEEMATIANRLPPDAPESTTVPVQIVGNYNVFETDCTCEAFKVGDNNILESKSYVCREVELTTGCIIGASCKLTEADVIPENNIVYGSDCQRREMHDKPYPPISQIEFLLKVLPSYHHILKPNVQPSKNEGGL from the exons ATGAGTTCTGGTCTTGGACGCCGTACAAA CGTGAAGATAGCAGTAGGAGCTTTAGTATGCCAGGATTGTGTTTTGAAAGGGGACATCACTATTGGACCAAGAACTATAATTCATCCAAGGGCAAGTATCATTGCAGAAGCTGGTCCGATTATAATAGGTGAGGGGAACATTATAGAAGAAATGGCAACAATAGCAAACAG ATTGCCACCAGATGCTCCTGAATCAACGACAGTTCCAGTACAGATAGTAGGCAATTATAACGTATTCGAAACTGACTGTACTTGCGAAGCATTTAAAGTTGGAGATAACAATATTTTGGAAAGCAAAT CATATGTGTGTCGGGAAGTTGAGTTAACCACTGGCTGTATTATTGGGGCATCGTGCAAATTGACAGAAGCTGATGTAATTCCTGAAAATAACATAGTTTATGGCAGTGACTGTCAACGTAGAGAAATGCACGATAAACCATAC CCTCCGATAAGTCAAATAGAATTCTTGTTAAAGGTTCTACCAAGCTATCATCATATTCTTAAACCAAATGTACAGCCGTCAAAAAACGAGGGAGGATTGTAA